The following are encoded together in the Kribbella voronezhensis genome:
- a CDS encoding helix-turn-helix transcriptional regulator has product MSNKPASSQRLRDLALLRRVRDRIDREHAQPLDVEALARGVNMSAGHLSREFKLAYGESPYSYLMTRRIERAMSLLRRGDLSVTEVCFAVGCQSLGTFSTRFTELVGVSPSVYRREVGTATEGMPSYFSKQVTRPIRNREAPVG; this is encoded by the coding sequence GTGAGCAACAAACCTGCTTCGTCGCAGCGCCTGCGCGACCTCGCGCTGTTGCGGCGCGTCCGTGACCGGATCGACCGGGAGCACGCGCAACCGCTGGACGTCGAGGCGCTGGCGCGTGGCGTCAACATGTCGGCCGGTCATCTCAGTCGCGAGTTCAAGCTCGCGTACGGCGAATCGCCGTACTCCTATCTCATGACGCGGCGGATCGAGCGCGCGATGTCGCTGCTGCGACGCGGCGATCTCAGCGTCACCGAGGTGTGTTTCGCGGTCGGCTGCCAGTCGCTCGGCACGTTCAGCACCCGGTTCACCGAGCTGGTCGGCGTCTCGCCGAGTGTCTACCGGCGCGAGGTCGGGACCGCGACGGAGGGCATGCCGTCGTACTTCTCCAAGCAGGTGACCAGACCGATCAGGAATCGAGAAGCGCCGGTCGGCTAG
- the argG gene encoding argininosuccinate synthase, with translation MSKVIASLPVGERVGIAFSGGLDTSVAVAWMRDKGAVPCTYTADIGQYDEPDIASVPGRAKAYGAEISRLVDCRAALVEEGLAALTCGAFHIRSGGRSYFNTTPLGRAVTGTLLVRAMLEDDVQIWGDGSTFKGNDIERFYRYGLLTNPNLRIYKPWLDSAFVTELGGRQEMSEWLLAHDLPYRDSAEKAYSTDANIWGATHEAKTLEHLSTGVEIVEPIMGVKFWDESVEIPTEDVTIGFEQGRPVTINGKEFASAVDLVLEANAIGGRHGLGMSDQIENRIIEAKSRGIYEAPGMALLHAAYERLVNAIHNEDTVAAYHNDGRRLGRLMYEGRWLDPQSLMLRESLQRWVGAAITGEVTLRLRRGEDYSILDTTGPAFSYHPDKLSMERTEDSAFGPLDRIGQLTMRNLDIADSRAKLEQYVGLGMIGSAHAELLGTSDTNLIGEMPEGGADAIASRGQVDADDELLDRAAMEFGTD, from the coding sequence ATGTCCAAAGTCATCGCCTCCCTGCCCGTCGGCGAGCGGGTCGGCATCGCCTTCTCCGGAGGGCTCGACACGTCGGTCGCGGTCGCGTGGATGCGCGACAAGGGCGCCGTGCCGTGCACGTACACCGCCGACATCGGCCAGTACGACGAACCCGACATCGCCTCGGTCCCCGGCCGCGCCAAGGCGTACGGCGCCGAGATCTCGCGCCTCGTCGACTGCCGGGCGGCACTGGTGGAGGAAGGGCTCGCGGCGCTGACCTGCGGCGCGTTCCACATCCGCTCGGGCGGCCGGTCGTACTTCAACACCACTCCGCTGGGCCGGGCCGTGACCGGCACGCTGCTGGTCCGCGCGATGCTCGAGGACGACGTCCAGATCTGGGGCGACGGGTCGACCTTCAAGGGCAACGACATCGAGCGCTTCTACCGGTACGGGCTGCTCACCAACCCGAACCTGCGGATCTACAAGCCCTGGCTCGACTCCGCCTTCGTCACCGAACTCGGCGGCCGGCAGGAGATGAGCGAGTGGCTGCTCGCGCACGACCTGCCGTACCGCGACAGCGCCGAGAAGGCGTACTCGACCGACGCCAACATCTGGGGCGCGACCCACGAGGCGAAGACGCTGGAGCACCTGAGTACGGGTGTCGAGATCGTCGAGCCGATCATGGGCGTGAAGTTCTGGGACGAGTCGGTGGAGATCCCGACCGAGGACGTGACGATCGGCTTCGAGCAGGGCCGGCCGGTGACGATCAACGGGAAGGAGTTCGCCAGCGCGGTCGACCTGGTGCTGGAGGCGAACGCGATCGGCGGCCGGCACGGACTGGGGATGTCCGACCAGATCGAGAACCGGATCATCGAGGCGAAGAGCCGCGGGATTTACGAGGCGCCGGGGATGGCGCTGCTGCACGCGGCGTACGAGCGGCTGGTGAACGCGATCCACAACGAGGACACCGTCGCGGCGTACCACAACGACGGCCGGCGGCTCGGCCGGCTGATGTACGAGGGGCGCTGGCTCGATCCGCAGTCGCTGATGCTGCGGGAGTCGCTGCAGCGGTGGGTCGGCGCGGCCATCACCGGCGAGGTGACGCTTCGGCTGCGGCGGGGTGAGGACTACTCGATCCTCGACACGACCGGGCCCGCGTTCAGCTACCACCCCGACAAGCTGTCGATGGAGCGCACCGAGGACTCCGCGTTCGGCCCGCTGGACCGGATCGGCCAGCTCACGATGCGCAACCTCGACATCGCCGACTCGCGGGCGAAGCTGGAGCAGTACGTCGGACTGGGCATGATCGGGTCCGCCCACGCGGAGCTGCTCGGCACCTCGGACACCAACCTGATCGGCGAGATGCCGGAGGGCGGCGCGGACGCGATCGCCTCGCGCGGCCAGGTCGACGCCGACGACGAGCTGCTCGACCGCGCCGCGATGGAGTTCGGCACCGACTGA
- a CDS encoding aminoglycoside phosphotransferase family protein, with protein sequence MTQTHGVSIDGDVVTKVYVSTDRDEHLREWAALRAISARAPDLVPTPLELDARPAVSMSLVPGRPLDGALGQAELDALEKALRTLWSLPTDGVLGNPLPGFIARVREAAGSFTATGLIEDARLAGVEWLADGEVDKLLRPADSVIGHGDPNLANYLWDGERVRIVDFEDAGVSDVAVELANLVEHLAGRRTEWTGFIARFAADPQRLLTARRLWSIFCLALLRPGGSSLLRNPPGTADEQARRVLRMLARPGGLPAGCGRRGC encoded by the coding sequence GTGACGCAGACACACGGGGTGAGCATCGACGGTGACGTCGTCACCAAGGTCTACGTGTCGACCGACCGCGATGAGCACCTTCGGGAATGGGCCGCACTTCGCGCGATCTCGGCGCGAGCACCCGACCTCGTGCCGACTCCACTAGAACTCGACGCCCGACCCGCGGTGTCCATGTCACTGGTGCCAGGGCGTCCCCTCGACGGAGCACTCGGACAAGCCGAACTCGACGCGCTCGAGAAAGCACTGCGAACGCTGTGGTCGCTGCCGACCGACGGAGTACTCGGCAATCCGCTGCCCGGCTTCATCGCGCGGGTGCGGGAAGCTGCCGGCTCGTTCACCGCGACCGGTCTCATCGAGGACGCCCGGCTGGCCGGCGTCGAGTGGCTTGCCGACGGCGAGGTCGACAAACTGCTCCGACCTGCCGACAGCGTGATCGGACATGGTGATCCGAACCTGGCGAACTATCTGTGGGACGGCGAGCGGGTCCGCATCGTCGACTTCGAGGACGCCGGGGTGAGCGACGTGGCCGTCGAGTTGGCGAACCTGGTCGAACACCTAGCTGGTCGGCGTACGGAGTGGACCGGGTTCATCGCACGGTTCGCCGCTGATCCTCAGCGGTTGCTGACCGCACGCAGGCTCTGGTCGATCTTCTGCCTGGCCCTGCTCCGGCCCGGCGGCTCCTCCCTTCTCCGCAACCCACCAGGAACCGCCGACGAGCAGGCACGCCGAGTGCTCAGAATGCTCGCCCGGCCGGGTGGTTTGCCAGCCGGGTGTGGTCGGCGAGGATGTTGA
- a CDS encoding dihydrofolate reductase family protein, with product MRDLVVTENITVDGVIEATEGWFGPADGDMSDQLAEIRKQQAGADAFLVGRQTFEDLRGYWPNQTDDETGISAYLDNVAKYVVSSSLQDPEWKNSTVLRDLGAVSALKDAPGKDIVTTGSIDLVHQLIAAGLVDEFRLFIYPVVLGHGRRLFPSGVSLPTLHLVDTKTFKSGVSLTRYRA from the coding sequence GTGCGGGACCTGGTGGTGACCGAGAACATCACGGTGGACGGCGTGATCGAGGCGACCGAAGGCTGGTTCGGTCCCGCGGACGGCGACATGTCGGATCAGCTGGCCGAGATCAGGAAGCAGCAGGCCGGCGCCGATGCGTTCCTGGTGGGTCGGCAGACCTTCGAGGACCTGCGCGGTTACTGGCCGAACCAGACCGACGACGAGACCGGCATCTCGGCGTACCTCGACAACGTCGCCAAGTACGTCGTGTCGTCCTCGCTACAGGATCCGGAGTGGAAGAACAGCACCGTACTGCGTGATCTCGGCGCCGTCTCCGCCTTGAAAGATGCCCCCGGCAAGGACATCGTCACGACCGGCAGCATCGACCTGGTCCACCAACTGATCGCCGCCGGCCTGGTCGACGAGTTCCGCCTCTTCATCTACCCGGTGGTCCTGGGCCACGGCCGCCGCCTCTTCCCTTCCGGCGTCTCCCTGCCGACCCTCCACCTGGTCGACACCAAAACCTTCAAGTCCGGCGTCAGCCTCACCCGCTACCGCGCCTAG
- the trpD gene encoding anthranilate phosphoribosyltransferase, which yields MATILRTTERTWSRLISGLLAGRDLSTADTSWAMDDLVRGTATSAQVAGFLIALRAKGETADELGGLADALRSHASDVTIPGTFVDIVGTGGDGTGAANLSTLAAIVVAATGTTVVKHGGRAASSTTAGSADLIEHLGIPLDLPADRAASVAALAGITYLFAPRFNPALRHVAAVRRDLAVPTAFNVLGPLLNPARPRHQLVGVADARIQPVIAATLAARGTTALVVRGNDGLDKLTTTGPSRIWIVRDGTCTPTTLDPRDLGLALSTPGQLRGGDAATNKAILERLLTGVQDPIRHAVLLNAAAALTTTTLTNAPLADQLAHHLKTCAHAIDTGQAARTLHKWIAAAT from the coding sequence ATGGCAACGATTCTCCGTACGACGGAACGCACCTGGTCCAGACTCATCTCAGGCCTGCTCGCCGGCCGCGACCTCAGCACGGCGGACACCTCGTGGGCGATGGACGACCTGGTCCGCGGTACGGCGACGTCCGCGCAGGTCGCCGGGTTCCTGATCGCCCTCAGAGCCAAGGGCGAAACCGCCGATGAGCTGGGCGGACTCGCGGACGCGCTGCGCTCACACGCATCCGACGTCACGATCCCAGGCACGTTCGTCGACATCGTCGGCACCGGAGGGGACGGAACCGGCGCCGCCAATCTCTCCACTCTGGCAGCGATCGTCGTCGCCGCGACCGGCACGACAGTCGTCAAGCACGGCGGTCGCGCCGCATCGTCGACCACAGCAGGCTCGGCCGACCTGATCGAGCACCTCGGCATCCCGCTCGACCTGCCGGCCGACCGCGCCGCTTCGGTCGCAGCGCTGGCCGGAATCACCTACCTCTTCGCCCCACGCTTCAACCCAGCCCTGCGGCACGTGGCCGCAGTACGCCGAGATCTCGCCGTACCGACTGCCTTCAACGTTCTCGGCCCACTGCTCAACCCGGCCCGCCCCCGGCATCAACTCGTCGGCGTGGCCGACGCGCGCATCCAACCAGTCATCGCCGCAACCCTGGCCGCCCGCGGGACAACAGCCCTCGTGGTCCGCGGCAACGACGGCCTCGACAAACTCACCACCACGGGCCCGTCCCGCATCTGGATCGTCCGCGACGGCACCTGTACTCCGACGACGCTGGACCCCCGCGACCTCGGCCTCGCCCTGTCGACCCCCGGCCAACTCCGTGGCGGCGACGCCGCCACCAACAAGGCGATCCTCGAGCGCCTCCTCACCGGCGTACAGGACCCGATCCGCCACGCCGTCCTCCTCAACGCCGCCGCGGCCCTCACCACCACAACCCTCACCAACGCCCCACTGGCCGACCAGTTGGCCCACCACCTCAAAACCTGCGCCCACGCCATCGACACCGGCCAAGCCGCCCGCACTCTTCACAAATGGATCGCCGCGGCCACCTGA
- a CDS encoding HTH domain-containing protein yields the protein MTDHEEVFDRIKAAREQAIHHTRLARQFAIERRDLMQSLLDQGVSQSDIARELGVSRQAIQKMMAC from the coding sequence ATGACTGATCACGAGGAAGTTTTCGACCGGATCAAGGCGGCCCGCGAGCAGGCGATCCACCACACGCGGCTGGCCCGGCAGTTCGCGATCGAGCGCCGCGACCTGATGCAGAGCCTGCTCGACCAGGGCGTCTCCCAGTCCGACATCGCCCGTGAGCTGGGCGTGAGCCGGCAGGCGATCCAGAAGATGATGGCCTGCTAG
- a CDS encoding AEC family transporter: MQGVFVGFATIGLLIGLGILLAQLGIIDEAGQRTLSTLAFFVASPALLLTVLESSDLKAVFSGNVVALAGAVVVSVAVIVAVSVIKGHDLATTTVAAQCAAYANAGNLGLPIAAYVLGDAALVAPLLLLQLLLLQPLALTLLDAAVSPIRLSVGAVLARPFKNPITVGSALGLALAVSGLRLPQVLNDPLELVAGMAVPSMLLAYGVSLRLGPLPGRGVSAGQLGLVVGLKMVVQPMSAYLIGRFIIGLDTEALLAVTVLSALPTAQNVFVIASRYNRGALLARDAIFVSTIASVPVVLLVTALIA, encoded by the coding sequence GTGCAGGGGGTGTTCGTCGGGTTCGCGACGATCGGTCTGCTGATCGGGTTGGGGATTCTGCTCGCGCAGCTCGGGATCATCGACGAGGCGGGGCAGCGGACGCTGTCGACATTGGCGTTCTTCGTGGCGAGTCCGGCGTTGTTGCTTACCGTGCTGGAGTCCAGCGACCTCAAGGCTGTGTTCTCCGGCAACGTCGTCGCGCTGGCCGGTGCAGTGGTGGTGTCGGTAGCGGTGATCGTTGCCGTGAGCGTCATCAAGGGCCATGACCTCGCCACAACGACAGTGGCGGCCCAGTGCGCGGCGTACGCGAATGCTGGCAACCTAGGCCTGCCGATCGCCGCCTACGTGCTCGGCGACGCGGCCCTGGTTGCCCCACTGCTACTACTGCAACTCCTCCTCCTGCAGCCGCTTGCGCTGACCCTGCTGGACGCCGCTGTCAGCCCCATCCGTCTGTCGGTCGGCGCAGTCCTGGCGCGCCCGTTCAAGAACCCCATCACCGTCGGCTCAGCACTCGGACTCGCCCTGGCCGTGTCCGGCCTGCGGCTGCCGCAGGTGCTCAACGACCCACTGGAGCTGGTAGCTGGGATGGCAGTGCCGTCCATGCTGCTCGCGTACGGCGTATCGCTGCGGCTGGGGCCGCTGCCGGGCCGCGGCGTCAGCGCTGGGCAACTGGGTCTCGTGGTGGGCTTGAAGATGGTGGTGCAGCCGATGTCGGCGTACCTGATCGGCCGCTTCATCATCGGCCTCGACACCGAAGCCCTACTGGCCGTCACCGTCCTCTCTGCCTTGCCGACGGCACAGAACGTCTTCGTGATCGCCTCCCGCTACAACCGCGGCGCACTGCTCGCCCGCGACGCCATCTTCGTCAGCACCATCGCCAGCGTGCCCGTAGTACTCCTTGTCACCGCGCTGATCGCCTGA
- a CDS encoding serine hydrolase domain-containing protein, with amino-acid sequence MMGNSGFSEAGLRRLHDVLRRHVDSGKIPGLVALVDRGGRTHVETIGTMQHDGGAPMRRDTIFRMASTSKPVSVAAAMILVDECRLRLDDVVDQWLPELADRKVLTRIDAPLDDTVPARRPITVRDVLTSTFGLGMDMTSLGTPIMAAIFEQGLTPDLPTPMPEPDEWMRRLGTLPLMHQPGERWQYQLSNDLLGVLVARVTGQSFEAFLRERIFDPLGMKDTGFHVPAEKLDRLPTLYAPNPQTGEFLVWDEAKGGRWSEPPAFQGGGGGLVSTVDDYHAYFRMLLNRGMHGNERILSRPAVELMTTNRLTPEQNAARNTMATENVHISFGQGQHGGWGMGMAVRTYRGDYAPIGQFGWDGGSGTTTYADPENQLTGILLTQVGMSVPDPAHLIHDFWTTLYQAID; translated from the coding sequence ATGATGGGCAACAGCGGCTTCTCCGAGGCAGGGCTGCGCAGGCTCCACGACGTACTGAGGCGGCATGTCGACTCGGGGAAGATCCCCGGGCTGGTCGCCCTGGTCGATCGCGGCGGCCGGACGCACGTCGAGACGATCGGCACGATGCAGCACGACGGCGGCGCACCGATGCGCCGGGACACCATCTTCCGGATGGCGTCCACCTCGAAGCCGGTCTCAGTTGCGGCGGCGATGATCCTGGTCGACGAATGCAGACTGCGCCTCGACGATGTGGTCGATCAGTGGCTGCCCGAACTCGCCGACCGGAAGGTGCTGACGCGGATCGACGCGCCGCTCGACGACACCGTGCCCGCGCGGCGACCGATCACCGTACGGGATGTGCTGACCTCGACCTTCGGGCTCGGCATGGACATGACCTCGCTCGGCACGCCGATCATGGCCGCGATCTTCGAGCAGGGGCTCACGCCCGATCTGCCGACACCGATGCCGGAACCGGACGAGTGGATGCGCCGCCTCGGCACGCTGCCCCTGATGCACCAGCCGGGCGAACGCTGGCAGTACCAGCTCAGCAACGACCTCCTCGGCGTACTCGTCGCCAGGGTCACCGGCCAGTCGTTCGAGGCGTTCCTGCGCGAACGGATCTTCGACCCGCTGGGCATGAAGGACACCGGCTTCCACGTCCCGGCCGAGAAGCTCGACCGGCTTCCGACCCTCTACGCCCCCAACCCGCAGACGGGCGAGTTCCTCGTCTGGGACGAGGCCAAGGGCGGACGCTGGAGCGAACCGCCGGCGTTCCAGGGCGGTGGCGGCGGCCTGGTCTCAACCGTCGACGACTACCACGCGTACTTCCGGATGCTGCTCAACCGCGGAATGCACGGCAACGAACGAATCTTGTCTCGTCCCGCTGTCGAACTGATGACCACCAATCGCCTCACGCCCGAACAGAACGCCGCGCGGAACACCATGGCGACCGAGAACGTCCACATCTCCTTCGGCCAGGGGCAGCACGGCGGCTGGGGTATGGGGATGGCCGTCCGCACCTACCGGGGCGACTACGCACCCATCGGCCAGTTCGGCTGGGACGGCGGCAGCGGCACCACGACGTACGCCGATCCCGAGAACCAGCTCACCGGCATCCTGCTCACGCAGGTCGGCATGTCGGTCCCGGACCCGGCTCACCTGATCCACGACTTCTGGACCACCCTCTACCAGGCCATCGACTGA
- the sigJ gene encoding RNA polymerase sigma factor SigJ, with the protein MTDQLAAQFEENRTQLRSVAYRMLGSLSEAEDAVQEAWLRLNRSDVSEVANLGAWLTTVVSRVCLDMLRSRKSRREDSLEVHVPDPVVTKLDPEEEAVQFDAVGLAMLVVLDTLAPAERLAFVLHDMFGVSFDEIAEIVDKSPAATRQLASRARRRVMGAPASDRDPGRHREVVDAFIAASRSGDFEALLALLDPEVVLRADAGTPADATANPAHSKIVRGALAVVEQALTFTKMAPYTRPALVNGTPGIITVVNGRLMGVMHLTISAGRITQINILADHTRLANHPAGRAF; encoded by the coding sequence GTGACCGACCAGCTCGCCGCCCAGTTCGAGGAGAACCGCACCCAGTTGCGCTCCGTCGCGTACCGGATGCTCGGCTCGCTCAGCGAGGCCGAGGATGCGGTGCAGGAGGCGTGGCTGCGGTTGAACCGGTCGGACGTGAGCGAGGTGGCGAACCTCGGCGCCTGGCTGACCACGGTCGTGTCGCGGGTGTGCCTGGACATGCTGCGGTCCCGGAAGTCGCGGCGTGAGGACTCGCTCGAGGTGCACGTCCCGGACCCGGTCGTGACCAAGCTGGACCCGGAGGAGGAGGCCGTCCAGTTCGACGCGGTCGGGCTGGCGATGCTCGTGGTCCTCGACACCCTCGCGCCGGCCGAGCGGCTCGCGTTCGTTCTGCACGACATGTTCGGCGTGAGCTTCGACGAGATCGCCGAGATTGTCGACAAGTCTCCCGCTGCCACCCGTCAGCTCGCGAGCCGGGCCCGTCGCCGCGTCATGGGCGCGCCGGCCAGCGACCGTGACCCGGGCCGGCACCGCGAGGTGGTCGACGCTTTCATCGCCGCCTCCCGCAGCGGCGACTTCGAGGCGCTGCTCGCGCTCCTCGACCCCGAGGTGGTCCTCCGCGCCGACGCCGGTACGCCGGCCGACGCGACCGCCAACCCCGCCCACTCCAAGATCGTCCGCGGCGCCCTCGCGGTCGTCGAACAGGCCCTCACCTTCACCAAGATGGCGCCCTACACCCGGCCGGCCCTGGTCAACGGCACCCCAGGCATCATCACCGTCGTCAACGGCCGCCTGATGGGCGTCATGCACCTCACCATCAGCGCCGGCAGAATCACCCAGATCAACATCCTCGCCGACCACACCCGGCTGGCAAACCACCCGGCCGGGCGAGCATTCTGA
- a CDS encoding GNAT family N-acetyltransferase, translating to MRIVPVDPGDSGALGLWFELRVAVGRNDVPDFPVPSRREHSGRFEWPWPGMSEEALLAWEGDRVVGAASYLLPQGENLGTLYLELIVHPEYRRRGVGTGLLAEVRAAARRHRRSLIEVEAVRALSGGVARDEAGYRYLTKRDFQPAVTNIRSRCDVADHSNRPQAPADGYSLVQWRDVVPDELIEDFAALQSRLVADAPTGDLAVEQEVYDTDRVRRQEATQLGRGHRSYSTAARHDATGRIVACTKLSFESDDDAYARQRVTIVEPAHRGRGLGLSVKSANHEYAQAHEPALRFIDSWNAEENTHMRAVNATLGFEPVDGWSVFQLPADQHLASGQSMAW from the coding sequence ATGAGGATTGTGCCGGTCGATCCGGGGGACTCGGGCGCGTTGGGGCTGTGGTTCGAGCTGAGGGTCGCGGTGGGGCGGAATGATGTGCCTGACTTCCCGGTGCCGAGTCGGCGGGAGCATTCGGGGCGGTTCGAGTGGCCGTGGCCGGGGATGAGCGAAGAGGCGCTGCTCGCCTGGGAAGGCGATCGGGTGGTCGGGGCTGCGTCGTACCTGCTGCCTCAGGGTGAGAACTTGGGCACGCTCTATCTGGAGCTGATCGTGCATCCGGAGTACAGGCGTCGCGGGGTCGGGACCGGGCTGCTGGCAGAGGTTCGGGCCGCTGCCCGGCGGCATCGGCGGAGTTTGATCGAGGTCGAGGCGGTCCGGGCGCTGTCCGGCGGGGTCGCGCGCGACGAGGCGGGTTATCGGTACCTCACCAAGCGGGATTTCCAGCCTGCCGTGACGAACATCAGGTCGCGCTGCGACGTCGCCGACCACTCGAACAGGCCCCAGGCGCCTGCGGACGGATATTCGTTGGTGCAGTGGCGGGATGTGGTTCCCGACGAGCTCATCGAGGACTTCGCCGCGTTACAAAGCCGGCTCGTGGCCGACGCGCCTACCGGCGACCTGGCGGTGGAGCAGGAGGTGTACGACACCGATCGGGTACGCCGGCAGGAGGCGACCCAGCTCGGTCGAGGGCACCGCTCCTACTCGACAGCCGCTCGGCATGACGCGACCGGCCGGATTGTTGCCTGCACCAAGCTTTCGTTCGAATCGGACGACGACGCTTATGCGCGGCAGCGGGTCACGATCGTCGAGCCGGCTCATCGTGGCCGGGGGCTGGGGTTGAGCGTGAAGTCGGCCAACCATGAGTACGCACAGGCTCATGAGCCGGCGCTGCGCTTCATCGACTCGTGGAATGCCGAGGAGAACACGCACATGCGGGCGGTCAACGCGACGCTCGGCTTCGAGCCTGTGGATGGCTGGTCGGTCTTCCAACTGCCGGCCGACCAGCACTTGGCGTCAGGTCAGTCGATGGCCTGGTAG
- a CDS encoding VOC family protein produces MDITIHASFLPQDDPDAALAFYRDILGFELRKDVGFNGMRWLTVGPVGQPGTSIVLHPPAADPGITEDERRVITEMMAKGTYGGLLLATKDLESTFEQVQASDAEIVQEPTDQPYGVRDCAVRDPAGNLIRIQQVN; encoded by the coding sequence ATGGACATCACCATTCACGCGAGCTTCCTGCCTCAAGACGACCCGGACGCGGCGCTGGCCTTCTACCGCGACATCCTCGGCTTCGAACTCCGCAAGGACGTCGGCTTCAACGGGATGCGCTGGCTCACCGTCGGTCCCGTCGGCCAGCCCGGCACCTCGATCGTCCTGCACCCACCGGCCGCCGACCCCGGGATCACCGAGGACGAGCGTCGCGTCATCACCGAGATGATGGCCAAGGGCACGTACGGCGGTCTGCTGCTGGCCACCAAGGATCTCGAGAGCACCTTCGAGCAGGTCCAGGCCAGCGACGCCGAGATCGTCCAGGAGCCCACCGACCAGCCGTACGGCGTCCGCGACTGCGCCGTCCGCGACCCAGCCGGCAACCTCATCCGTATCCAGCAGGTCAACTGA
- a CDS encoding FAD-binding oxidoreductase, with product MSVQVAVERGVGGDEVVAGLLGSGFNGEVYRPGDAEYDVLRRSVVPGFESRPVVVAEAGGRTDVQAAVRTAKEFGLPLAVQATGHGTRVPADGGILLRTSAMTSLLIDSERMIAKVGPGTRWGAVIDAAGQFGLAPLAGSSRDVGVTGYTLGGGVGWLARKYGFAADSVVRAEVVTADGRVVTAGADEHPDLFWAIRGGSGNFGIVTSLEFRLYPVRQVHAGIVYFGFERAAEILKLYRDWTTTIPNELSTAVVLTRLPADGRRAIAIKALYAGEADLAEHILKPLFEVAGPRLAGELETMPFGQSAMGGTPARYLDLVDTLPDDLIDRLADLDGDDAPTVEIRHWGGAMAHPGPGAGPVGHRDATYSLIIDQEVPQLADVLRTTGRTFVNFLADPGRTATAYAEADYRRLRAVKRAYDPDNFFHLNHNIRP from the coding sequence ATGAGCGTGCAGGTGGCTGTTGAGCGGGGCGTCGGGGGCGACGAGGTTGTCGCGGGGTTGTTGGGGAGCGGGTTCAACGGGGAGGTTTACCGGCCCGGGGACGCGGAGTACGACGTACTGCGGCGGTCGGTGGTGCCTGGCTTCGAGTCGCGGCCGGTGGTGGTTGCCGAGGCGGGTGGGCGGACCGACGTACAGGCTGCTGTCCGGACGGCGAAGGAGTTCGGCCTGCCGCTCGCAGTACAGGCGACCGGGCATGGGACGCGGGTGCCGGCTGATGGCGGGATTCTGCTGCGGACCTCGGCGATGACGTCGCTGCTGATCGACAGTGAGCGGATGATCGCGAAGGTCGGGCCGGGGACGCGGTGGGGAGCTGTGATCGACGCGGCCGGGCAGTTCGGGCTGGCGCCGTTGGCGGGATCGTCGCGGGATGTGGGCGTCACCGGGTACACGCTCGGCGGCGGGGTCGGGTGGCTGGCGCGCAAGTACGGGTTCGCGGCCGACAGCGTCGTACGGGCTGAGGTCGTCACCGCCGACGGCCGGGTCGTGACGGCTGGCGCCGACGAGCACCCCGACTTGTTCTGGGCGATCCGAGGCGGCAGCGGCAACTTCGGGATCGTCACGTCGCTGGAGTTCCGGCTGTATCCGGTGCGTCAGGTGCACGCCGGCATCGTGTACTTCGGCTTCGAGCGCGCGGCCGAGATCCTCAAGCTCTACCGCGACTGGACCACCACGATCCCCAACGAGCTGAGCACCGCCGTCGTGCTGACCCGCCTTCCGGCAGACGGCCGGCGCGCGATCGCGATCAAGGCCCTGTACGCCGGCGAGGCCGACCTGGCCGAACACATCCTCAAGCCGCTCTTCGAGGTCGCCGGCCCGCGGCTGGCCGGTGAGCTCGAGACGATGCCGTTCGGGCAATCCGCGATGGGCGGTACGCCGGCTCGCTACCTCGACCTCGTCGACACGCTCCCGGACGACCTGATCGATCGCCTCGCCGACCTCGACGGAGACGATGCGCCAACCGTGGAGATCCGGCACTGGGGCGGCGCGATGGCGCACCCGGGTCCGGGCGCGGGCCCGGTCGGCCACCGCGACGCGACGTACTCGCTGATCATCGACCAGGAGGTGCCGCAGCTGGCCGACGTACTGCGAACCACCGGTCGCACCTTCGTGAACTTCCTCGCTGACCCGGGTCGCACCGCCACGGCGTACGCCGAAGCCGACTACCGCCGGCTACGCGCGGTCAAGCGCGCCTACGACCCGGACAACTTCTTCCACCTCAACCACAACATCCGCCCGTAG